One genomic region from Nocardia vinacea encodes:
- a CDS encoding DUF1707 domain-containing protein, whose amino-acid sequence MATTRYGGIRARDTDRADVCGLLDAALADGQLTDDEHAERTAQAMRAKAFGELDVLIGDLQIPRNLVDAPVIRVDRRRPRRWLAPVAFIAGAAVIGAAVGGIASCASGASGPFGWSEHVPVLTTGSGLAYFIDEYRAEFGDTKVDEVTLYPDYALFERQAAGDPTETVRYRYDGRFHDYTTSNGRKADVRTFDLASIDLRAIAGLLAGAPQSIKTPGGAITHASIEFPPGRGDSDAAVSIYAKNQAGATGYLTATVTGEPLQVFPPSR is encoded by the coding sequence ATGGCGACGACGCGCTATGGCGGAATCCGGGCCCGCGATACCGATCGGGCCGATGTCTGCGGACTGCTCGACGCGGCACTGGCCGACGGTCAGCTCACCGATGACGAACACGCCGAACGCACCGCGCAGGCCATGCGCGCCAAGGCATTCGGTGAGCTGGACGTGCTGATCGGCGATCTGCAGATTCCGCGGAATCTAGTGGACGCCCCGGTGATTCGAGTCGATCGCCGTCGACCGCGGCGCTGGCTCGCGCCGGTGGCGTTCATCGCCGGTGCGGCGGTCATCGGTGCGGCGGTGGGCGGCATCGCGAGCTGTGCTTCGGGCGCATCCGGACCGTTCGGGTGGTCGGAACATGTGCCGGTGCTCACCACCGGTAGCGGCCTCGCGTACTTCATCGATGAATATCGCGCCGAGTTCGGCGATACGAAGGTCGACGAGGTCACCCTGTATCCCGACTACGCGCTCTTCGAGCGGCAGGCGGCAGGCGATCCGACCGAGACCGTGCGATATCGCTACGACGGCAGATTCCACGACTACACCACCAGCAATGGGCGCAAGGCCGATGTGCGCACCTTCGATCTCGCGAGCATCGATCTGCGTGCCATCGCCGGGCTGCTGGCCGGTGCGCCGCAGTCGATCAAGACGCCGGGCGGCGCCATCACGCACGCCTCGATCGAATTCCCGCCGGGCCGCGGTGATTCGGACGCCGCTGTCTCGATCTACGCGAAGAACCAAGCGGGTGCGACGGGTTATCTGACAGCGACGGTAACCGGGGAGCCATTGCAAGTCTTCCCGCCCAGTCGCTGA